Proteins encoded together in one Lathyrus oleraceus cultivar Zhongwan6 chromosome 5, CAAS_Psat_ZW6_1.0, whole genome shotgun sequence window:
- the LOC127087842 gene encoding endoribonuclease Dicer homolog 3a, producing the protein MESSNDDHNQNQTKNLKRTFDKLYVKPHVEVFPSQESLITNLVPRRDQLEAFEIAKRRNTIAIMDTGSGKTLIAIMLIKEIGQAVRSSGDKKIIVFLAPTVVLVNQQYKNIKLNTDLQVEEYHGAKGVDTWEFKSWQKEVRDNDVMVMTPQTLLDALRKAFLSIEMICLMVIDECHQASGNHPYTKIMAEFYHQANEKPKIFGMTASPIGKRGVSSTLDCKYQISDLENILDSRKYTVKDRTEMDTCIPSAKESCRYYDQARSPALSLRPKIEASWSKCDVLLSDFQSNYKDMDDKFKTLHQRMSNELAKIFYCLEDLGLLCACEAAKICHQKFSKIYGECEVYRKANLQCVTVIEEVIQIIEESLHLADEVILDVEFDFSKAVNMGYISPKLLELIKLFQTFGEPSQLLCLIFVERIIAAKVIEIFVKKVSQISHFTVAYVTGSNTSADALARNRQKEIMDSFRSGKINLLFTTDVLEEGIHVPNCSCVIRFDLPTTVCSYIQSRGRSRRANSQFILMLERGNLKQRNQLFDVIRGERSMTDAAASKDHESNLRAFTVRKTESYYVDSTGASVNLDSSVSLVNQYCEKLPRDKYSSAKPNFELLPVVGGYECKLILPPNAAFQIMVASSGKDMRLAKSLVCLEACKKLHQMGALNDHLVPFTEDPSEADILKNKESSSGAGAGTTKRKELHGTAGVQALCGSWEDKLDGAKFHGYKFEFRCNIVDEIYSGFVLLVETKLDDDVGNMELDLYLISKMVKTSIIPCGQVDLDAEQVARAKSFHELFFNGLFGRLIRKSKSAAKGEREFLLQKDTDLLWSPKNSYLLLPLEKSNDICTGSLQIHWSAISSCSSAIEFVRRKFSLVAEDSDDTSSSAMEPESTNMFHFANDVADVSNIKDTVALAIHTGKIYCIIDVVENSSAENPFDGNNDKAETKTFSQYFKKRYGITLKHPEQPLLRLKQGHNAHNLFLNTPEEDAGEKSSQVGPVPKAPVHVHMPPELLCLLDVKRGVLKSMYLLPSLMYRIESFMLSSQLRAEINGHADNFKIPSSLILEALTTLRCCEKFSMERLELLGDSVLKYAVSCHLFLKYPKKHEGHLSAKRQWAVRNSTLHKLGIDRKLQGYIRDSAFEPRRWVAPGQDSIHTAPCDCGLETLEVPFDTKFITEDPQVVVGKLCDRGHRWMCSKTIADCVEALIGAYHVGGGLIASLHVMKWLGIDSELELSMVEEAIAAASLHTYKPKVNEIASLETKIGYEFSVKGLLVEATTHLSETEHGTGCCYERLEFLGDSVLDLLITWHLYQSHTEIDPGELTDLRSASVNNESFAQAAVRSNLHPHLMHSSGLLQGQISEYVKAISESEDNTVSLPGIKAPKALGDLVESIAGAILIDTKLDLDQVWKVFNPLLSPIVTPDKLELPPLRELNQLCDSLGYFVKVKVKCDKKGFMDHVVLSVQLPNALLVREGRGPNKKSAKGDAAYHLLKDLEKRGISYSSAKGKRVIDFSIPACQAEEQPPKPVAHKKPKLDKSNLTAKESTSDIKETSSESSDCSGSVPVLSINMNKGGPRSLLYALCKKKQWPLPSFDSTEYKDRSQFQSCEGLEGSKGTNCFVSKISLCIPDDGNIECKGEARADKKSSFDSAAVQALYELQRLGKVQIADVSQ; encoded by the exons ATGGAATCATCAAATGATGATCATAATCAGAATCAAACTAAAAATCTGAAGCGAACTTTCGATAAGTTGTACGTAAAACCCCATGTTGAAGTTTTCCCTTCTCAAGAATCCCTCATTACAAATTTGGTCCCTAGAAG GGATCAGTTAGAGGCGTTTGAGATTGCAAAGAGGAGGAACACAATAGCAATAATGGATACAGGTTCTGGAAAAACACTGATAGCTATAATGCTTATTAAAGAAATTGGTCAAGCTGTTAGGTCTAGTGGTGACAAAAAGATTATTGTTTTCTTAGCACCAACTGTTGTTTTGGTCAATCAG CAATACAAGAATATAAAACTTAACACAGATCTTCAAGTTGAGGAGTACCATGGGGCTAAAGGAGTTGATACATGGGAATTCAAGAGCTGGCAGAAGGAAGTTAGAGACAATGAT GTAATGGTCATGACACCCCAGACTCTTTTGGATGCCTTAAGAAAAGCATTCCTGAGTATAGAAATGATATGCTTGATGGTCATCGATGAGTGTCATCAAGCATCAGGCAACCATCCCTATACAAAAATAATGGCG GAATTTTATCACCAAGCTAATGAAAAGCCAAAGATTTTTGGGATGACAGCATCACCAATTGGTAAAAGAG GTGTTTCTTCTACTTTGGATTGTAAGTATCAGATATCAGACCTTGAAAACATCTTAGATTCTCGG AAATATACGGTTAAAGATCGGACAGAGATGGATACATGTATTCCATCTGCAAAAGAGAGTTGTAGATACTATGACCAAGCACGATCTCCTGCTTTGAGTTTGAGGCCAAAAATTGAAGCCTCGTGGTCGAAG TGTGATGTGTTGTTATCAGATTTTCAAAGTAACTATAAGGATATGGACGATAAGTTTAAGACACTGCATCAAAGAATGTCCAATGAGCTTGCCAAAATTTTCTATTGCCTCGAAGATCTTGGACTGTTGTGTGCTTGTGAG GCTGCTAAAATATGTCATCAAAAATTCTCCAAAATTTATGGAGAATGTGAAGTTTACAGAAAAGCTAATCTTCAGTGTGTAACTGTCATTGAAGAAGTAATCCAAATAATCGAAGAATCCCTCCATCTTG CCGATGAAGTGATTTTGgatgttgaatttgatttttcaaagGCAGTGAACATGGGATACATATCACCAAAATTACTTGAACTAATTAAACTCTTCCAAACATTTGG AGAACCTAGTCAATTATTGTGCCTCATTTTTGTGGAAAGAATCATTGCGGCTAAGGTGATTGAAATATTTGTGAAAAAAGTTTCCCAGATATCTCATTTCACAGTTGCCTATGTAACCGGAAGCAATACATCAGCTGATGCACTGGCTCGTAACAGGCAGAAAGAGATAATGGATTCTTTCCGATCCGGAAAG atCAATCTTCTATTTACTACTGATGTACTTGAGGAAGGAATCCATGTGCCAAACTGCTCGTGTGTGATACGTTTTGACCTCCCTACGACAGTTTGTAGTTATATCCAATCTCGTGGAAGATCTAGGCGTGCTAACTCGCAATTCATCTTGATGTTGGAGAG GGGAAACTTGAAGCAAAGAAATCAGCTTTTTGACGTTATCAGGGGGGAGCGTTCCATGACTGATGCAGCTGCTAGCAAAGACCATGAATCTAATTTAAGGGCGTTTACAGTAAGGAAAACGGAGTCATACTATGTAGATTCTACTGGAGCATCAGTAAATTTAGATTCTAGTGTTAGTCTTGTAAATCAGTATTGCGAAAAGCTCCCACGAGATAA GTACTCCTCGGCAAAGCCCAATTTTGAGTTACTACCTGTGGTGGGAGGGTACGAGTGTAAATTGATTTTACCACCTAATGCAGCTTTCCAAATAATGGTTGCGTCTTCAGGAAAAGACATGCGTTTGGCAAAGAGTCTTGTATGTTTGGAAGCTTGTAAGAAGCTGCATCAAATGGGCGCCTTAAATGATCATCTCGTTCCTTTCACTGAAGATCCTTCAGAAGCAGACATTTTGAAAAACAAGGAATCGAGTTCAGGTGCAGGCGCAG GAACCACAAAAAGAAAAGAGCTCCACGGAACGGCCGGCGTTCAGGCATTATGTGGTTCATGGGAGGACAAACTTGATGGAGCCAAATTTCATGGCTATAAATTTGAATTCCGATGTAATATTGTCGATGAAATTTACTCTGGCTTTGTTCTTCTGGTTGAGACAAAGCTTGACGATGATGTGGGAAATATGGAACTAGATCTGTATTTAATCTCAAAGATGGTGAAGACTTCTATCATTCCATGTGGGCAGGTTGACTTGGATGCTGAACAG GTGGCGAGAGCAAAAAGCTTCCATGAGCTTTTTTTCAATGGTTTGTTTGGGAGATTGATTCGTAAATCCAAATCAGCAGCAAAAGGAGAAAGGGAGTTTTTACTGCAGAAAGACACAGATTTATTGTGGAGTCCAAAAAACTCGTATTTGCTTCTACCACTTGAGAAGTCAAATGATATATGTACGGGATCTTTGCAAATACACTGGTCTGCAATTAGTTCTTGTTCTTCTGCCATTGAGTTTGTAAGGCGTAAGTTTTCGTTGGTTGCTGAAGATTCGGATGATACCAGTTCATCTGCTATGGAACCCGAAAGCACTAACATGTTTCACTTCGCCAATGATGTCGCGGATGTTAGTAACATTAAAGATACGGTAGCTTTGGCCATTCATACTGGAAAAATTTATTGTATCATTGATGTTGTTGAGAACTCATCTGCTGAAAATCCTTTTGATGGAAACAATGACAAGGCGGAAACAAAGACGTTCTCTCAATATTTCAAGAAAAG GTATGGAATCACACTAAAACATCCAGAACAGCCTTTGTTAAGGCTGAAGCAAGGTCATAATGCGCATAATCTTTTTTTGAACACTCCCGAGGAAG ATGCAGGGGAAAAGTCATCACAAGTTGGCCCGGTTCCAAAAGCGCCAGTACACGTTCACATGCCACCTGAGCTTCTTTGCCTTCTTGATGTTAAAAGAGGCGTGTTGAAGTCAATGTACTTGCTACCGTCTCTTATGTACCGTATTGAATCTTTCATGTTATCCAGTCAGCTTAGAGCAGAGATAAATGGTCACGCTGACAATTTCAAGATACCTAGCTCTCTG ATTCTTGAAGCACTTACGACTTTAAGATGCTGTGAGAAGTTTTCTATGGAACGTCTTGAGTTGCTAGGAGATTCTGTTTTGAAATACGCTGTCAGCTGTCATCTCTTTCTTAAATATCCTAAGAAACATGAAGGACATTTATCTGCCAAAAGACAATGGGCTGTTCGTAATTCAACCCTACATAAGCTTGGAATAGATCGCAAATTACAG GGATATATTCGAGACTCCGCATTTGAACCACGCCGTTGGGTTGCTCCCGGACAAGACTCTATACACACTGCTCCTTGTGATTGTGGGTTGGAAACCCTGGAGGTTCCTTTTGACACAAAGTTCATTACGGAAGATCCACAAGTTGTGGTTGGGAAGTTGTGTGACAGGGGTCACCGCTGGATGTGTTCAAAGACTATTGCCGACTGTGTTGAAGCTCTTATAGGAGCATACCACGTTGGTGGTGGATTGATTGCTTCACTTCACGTGATGAAATGGCTTGGAATTGATTCGGAACTTGAACTATCCATGGTCGAAGAAGCCATTGCTGCTGCATCTCTACATACATATAAGCCAAAAGTAAATGAGATTGCAAGCCTGGAGACAAAAATTGGATACGAATTTTCTGTCAAGGGACTCTTAGTGGAGGCAACCACACATTTATCTGAGACAGAACATGGAACTGGCTGCTGCTATGAG AGGCTTGAATTCCTCGGTGACTCGGTGTTGGACCTTCTCATCACATGGCATCTATATCAGAGTCACACTGAAATTGATCCGGGAGAGTTGACTGATTTGCGTTCTGCTTCTGTCAATAATGAAAGTTTTGCTCAAGCTGCTGTTAGAAGTAACCTTCACCCGCACCTTATGCATAGCTCAGGATTATTACAAGGCCAAATATCAGAATATGTGAAGGCCATTTCTGAATCAGAAGACAACACTGTATCACTCCCAGGGATTAAAGCTCCCAAG GCACTTGGAGATCTAGTTGAGAGTATCGCAGGAGCTATACTAATTGATACGAAGCTCGACCTTGATCAAGTGTGGAAGGTTTTCAATCCTCTGTTATCTCCCATTGTTACTCCCGACAAACTTGAACTGCCTCCATTGCGTGAATTAAATCAATTATGCGACTCTCTCGGCTATTTTGTAAAAGTAAAAGTAAAGTGCGACAAGAAGGGATTCATGGACCATGTTGTGCTTAGTGTACAGTTGCCAAATGCTCTTCTGGTTCGAGAGGGACGGGGACCTAATAAAAAATCTGCAAAAGGAGATGCTGCTTATCATTTGTTGAAGGACCTTGAG AAAAGGGGAATTTCGTATAGCTCGGCAAAGGGTAAAAGAGTAATAGATTTCAGTATTCCAGCTTGTCAAGCTGAAGAACAACCCCCAAAGCCAGTAGCACATAAAAAGCCCAAATTGGACAAATCTAACTTAACAGCAAAGGAATCTACTTCTGATATCAAGGAGACTTCCAGTGAATCCTCCGATTGTAGTGGTTCCGTTCCAG TTTTATCAATTAATATGAACAAGGGAGGACCCCGGAGCCTACTATATGCATTGTGCAAGAAAAAGCAGTGGCCATTGCCTTCATTTGATTCAACAGAATACAAGGACAG AAGTCAATTTCAATCGTGCGAAGGCCTGGAAGGAAGCAAAGGAACAAACTGTTTTGTGTCGAAAATAAGTTTGTGCATACCAGATGATGGTAATATAGAATGCAAAGGAGAAGCTAGAGCTGATAAGAAGAGCTCATTTGATTCTGCTGCAGTTCAAGCCCTCTACGAGCTTCAACGCCTCGGAAAAGTTCAAATCGCGGATGTTTCCCAATAA
- the LOC127087843 gene encoding pentatricopeptide repeat-containing protein At4g33170, translated as MHSHYRLRPTSILTKPLTQRLQLIHSHSHSHSHTSSLLPQWFSILRHAIAQSDLLLGKRTHARILTSGQTPDRYLTNNLITMYAKCASLSSARKLFDITPDRDLVTWNAVLAAYAHTGEVHDGDKAHEAFHLFRLLRQSVVVTTRHTLSPLFKLCLLYASPSASETLHGYAVKIGLQWDVFVAGALVNIYAKFRRIREARVLFDRMPVRDVVLWNVMMKAYVEMGIGDEALLLFSAFHRSGLRPDCISVRTILMGFGKKSVFERELEQVRGYATKLYMCDDDSDVVVWNKTLSSCLQAGEAWEAIDCFRDMIKLRVPCDSLTFLVILSVVASLNHLELGKQIHGAVMRLGWDQFVSVANSVINMYVKAGSVYYARSMFGQMKEVDLISWNTVISGCAMSGLEEYSLRMFVDLLRSGLLPDQFTIASVLRACSSLEESYCLGRQVHTCALKSGIVLDSFVSTALIDVYSKSGKMEEAELLFHNRDGFDLASWNAMMHGYIISDNYHEALRLFCLMHESGEKADQNTLANAAKASGCLVGLQQGKQIHNVVIKMRFDLDLFVISGILDMYLKCGDMESARKIFNEIPSPDDVAWTTMISGCVENGEEEHALFTYHQMRLAGTQPDEYTFATLVKACSLLTALEQGRQIHANVMKLNCAFDPFVMTSLVDMYAKCGNIEDAYGLFRRMNTRSVALWNAMIVGLSQHGNAKEALNFFNEMKSRGVMPDRVTFIGVLSACSHSGLISDVYEIFYSMQKNYGIEPEIEHYSCLVDALSRAGRIQEAEKVVSSMPFEGSATMYRTLLNACRVQGDKETGKRAAEKLFSLEPSDAAAYVLLSNIYAAANQWENAVSARNMMKRVKVKKDPGFSWVAIKNKVHLFVAGDKSHEETDLIYNKVEYVMKRIKEEGYVPDTEFTLVDIEEEDKESALYYHGEKLAIAYGLMKTPPSTTLRIIKNLRVCGDCHNAIKYISKVFEREIVVRDANRFHHFRSGICSCGDYW; from the coding sequence ATGCATTCGCACTACCGATTGCGACCCACTTCCATTCTCACCAAACCACTCACCCAACGCCTTCAACTCATTCATTCCCATTCCCATTCCCATTCACACACTTCCTCTCTTCTTCCTCAATGGTTTTCCATCCTCCGCCACGCCATCGCCCAATCCGATTTACTCCTCGGAAAACGCACTCACGCCCGCATTTTAACTTCCGGCCAAACCCCCGACCGTTATCTAACCAACAACCTCATCACCATGTATGCTAAATGCGCCTCTCTTTCTTCCGCACGTAAACTGTTCGACATAACGCCTGACAGAGACCTCGTCACTTGGAACGCCGTTCTCGCCGCGTATGCTCATACCGGAGAAGTTCACGACGGAGACAAAGCTCATGAAGCCTTTCATCTTTTTCGTCTTCTCCGGCAATCTGTTGTGGTCACCACACGTCACACTCTGTCTCCTCTCTTCAAGTTGTGCCTCCTCTATGCTTCTCCCTCTGCTTCCGAGACCCTTCATGGTTATGCTGTTAAGATTGGGTTGCAGTGGGATGTGTTTGTTGCTGGTGCTTTGGTTAATATATATGCTAAGTTTCGACGAATTAGAGAGGCGCGTGTTTTGTTTGATAGAATGCCTGTTAGGGATGTGGTGCTTTGGAATGTGATGATGAAGGCTTACGTTGAAATGGGTATTGGGGATGAAGCTTTGCTTCTTTTCTCTGCGTTTCACAGAAGTGGGCTGCGTCCTGATTGTATCAGTGTTCGTACTATTCTCATGGGGTTTGGTAAAAAAAGTGTTTTTGAAAGGGAGTTGGAGCAGGTTAGAGGTTATGCAACCAAGTTGTATATGTGCGATGATGATTCTGATGTTGTTGTTTGGAACAAGACTTTGTCTTCGTGTCTCCAGGCAGGTGAAGCTTGGGAAGCTATTGATTGCTTTAGAGATATGATCAAATTGCGTGTACCGTGTGATAGCTTGACTTTTCTTGTGATCCTCTCTGTGGTTGCCAGTTTGAACCATCTTGAACTGGGAAAGCAGATTCATGGTGCTGTTATGAGGTTGGGATGGGATCAATTTGTCTCTGTTGCGAATAGTGTTATTAATATGTATGTTAAGGCTGGTTCTGTTTACTATGCGAGAAGTATGTTTGGTCAGATGAAAGAAGTGGATTTAATATCATGGAACACTGTCATATCTGGTTGTGCTATGAGTGGTTTAGAGGAGTATTCCTTAAGGATGTTCGTTGATTTATTACGGAGTGGACTGTTGCCGGATCAATTCACCATTGCAAGTGTTTTGAGGGCTTGCTCCTCTCTTGAAGAAAGCTACTGTCTTGGTAGACAGGTTCATACCTGTGCTTTAAAATCTGGGATCGTCTTAGATTCATTTGTTTCAACAGCTCTAATTGATGTCTATTCTAAGAGTGGAAAGATGGAGGAGGCAGAGCTTCTTTTTCATAACCGAGATGGATTTGATTTGGCATCTTGGAATGCTATGATGCATGGGTATATAATAAGTGATAACTATCATGAAGCCTTGAGGCTATTTTGTTTAATGCATGAAAGTGGAGAGAAAGCTGATCAGAATACTCTGGCGAATGCGGCTAAAGCTTCCGGGTGCTTGGTGGGCCTTCAACAAGGGAAGCAGATTCATAATGTTGTTATAAAAATGAGATTCGATTTAGATTTGTTTGTCATCAGTGGTATTCTAGACATGTATCTAAAATGTGGAGATATGGAAAGTGCACGGAAAATATTCAATGAGATTCCTTCGCCGGATGATGTTGCTTGGACCACTATGATTTCGGGGTGTGTGGAAAATGGGGAAGAAGAGCATGCTCTTTTTACATACCATCAGATGAGACTTGCTGGAACGCAACCAGACGAGTATACCTTTGCTACCCTTGTCAAGGCTTGCTCTCTTTTAACAGCACTAGAACAAGGGAGGCAAATTCATGCAAATGTTATGAAGTTGAATTGTGCTTTTGATCCTTTTGTGATGACCTCACTTGTTGACATGTATGCCAAGTGTGGGAATATAGAAGATGCATATGGTTTATTTAGAAGAATGAATACTAGGAGTGTTGCCTTGTGGAATGCCATGATAGTAGGATTATCTCAACATGGAAATGCTAAGGAAGCTCTCAACTTTTTCAATGAAATGAAATCTAGGGGTGTAATGCCAGATAGAGTTACTTTCATTGGGGTCCTTTCTGCCTGTAGTCATTCCGGTTTGATATCTGATGTCTATGAAATTTTTTATTCTATGCAGAAAAACTATGGAATTGAGCCTGAGATTGAACACTATTCTTGTCTCGTTGATGCCCTTAGTCGTGCGGGGCGCATACAAGAAGCCGAGAAGGTGGTATCGTCAATGCCTTTTGAAGGTTCTGCTACAATGTATAGAACATTGCTGAATGCTTGTAGGGTTCAGGGAGACAAAGAGACTGGAAAACGCGCAGCGGAAAAGCTTTTTAGCTTGGAGCCATCTGATGCAGCGGCTTATGTTCTTTTATCGAATATTTACGCGGCTGCTAACCAATGGGAAAATGCAGTGAGTGCTAGGAATATGATGAAAAGAGTAAAAGTAAAGAAGGATCCAGGGTTTAGTTGGGTAGCTATAAAAAACAAGGTGCATTTATTTGTCGCTGGTGATAAATCACATGAAGAAACTGACTTGATATATAATAAGGTGGAGTATGTTATGAAGAGGATCAAAGAAGAAGGGTATGTCCCTGATACAGAGTTTACACTTGTTGATATAGAAGAAGAAGATAAAGAGAGTGCTTTATATTATCATGGTGAGAAGCTAGCAATAGCTTATGGGCTCATGAAAACTCCACCATCAACCACATTGAGGATAATTAAAAACCTTAGAGTATGTGGAGATTGCCATAATGCAATCAAGTATATATCAAAGGTTTTTGAGAGAGAGATTGTTGTGAGAGATGCAAATCGATTCCATCATTTCAGGAGTGGGATATGCTCTTGTGGTGATTACTGGTGA